Genomic DNA from Streptomyces sp. NBC_01571:
GCGGAGGCGGCCCGGCTCGCCGGCATCGACGTACGACGCCAGCGGCTGTATCTCTACCTGCTCTCCGGGCTGTGCTGCGGCATAGCCGCCTTCCTGCTGGTCATCCTGTCCGGCTCGGGCCAGAACACCAACGGCAACCTGTACGAACTCGACGCCATCGCGGCCGCGATCATCGGCGGCACGCTGCTCAGCGGAGGCCGCGGCACCATCACCGGCTCCGTGCTCGGCGTACTGATCTTCACCACGATCACCAACATCTTCGCGCTGAACAACCTGCAGAGCGACGTCCAGCAGATCGCCAAGGGCGCGATCATCGTCGCCGCGGTCCTGGTCCAGCGGCGCACCGCAAGCACGACCTGACACGGGAAGGGTTCACCGCCATGCCAGCACCCACGCACGTCACCAGCCGCCGAGGACTGCTCCTCGGGACCGCCGCCGTCTCGGCCGGCGCGCTCCTGACCGGCTGCACCAGCAACGACACCAAGGACGAGAAGCCGGCCTCCGACGACCGGCCGGCCGCCGACGACAAGCCCGGCAAGCACGTCACCATCGGCTTCGCCGGCCCGCAGGCCGACCACGGCTGGCTCAACGCGATCAACGACAACGCGAAGAGCCGCGCGAAGAAGTACTCGGACGTGACCCTGGAGATCACCGAGGGCTCCAACGACACCGCCGCGCAGATCGGCCAGATCGAGACACTGATCAACAAGAAGGTCGACGTCCTGGTGGTGCTGCCCGCCGACGGCAAGGCGCTCACCCAGGTCGGACTGAAGGCGATGCGCGCCGGAATCCCCGTTGTCAACCTCGACCGGATCTTCAACACCCCCCAGGCGTACCGCTGCTGGATCGGCGGCGACAACTACGGCATGGGCCTGAGCGCCGGTCGCTACATCGGCGAACAGCTCAAGGACAAGCAGGGCGCCCGGGTCATCGAACTGGCCGGGCTCGACAACCTGGAGCTGACCAAGCAGCGCACCCAGGGCTTCGACGCGGCCCTGAAGAACTACCCGAACATCAAGAAGGTGGCCCGCCAGGCCGCCGAGTTCACCGTGGAGTCCGGTCAGGCCAAGATGTCCCAGCTCCTCCAGGCCCAGCCGAAGTTCGACGCCCTGTGGAACCACGACGACGACCAGGGAGTGGGCGCGCTGCGCGCGATCGAGCAGGCCGGCCGTGACGACTTCCTGATGGTGGGCGGCGCGGGCGCGCTCTCCGCCTTCCAGGCCATCGAGGCCGGCAACAGCGTCCTGAAGGCCACCGTCCTGTATCCGCCGACCATGGCGGCGTCCGCGATCGACCTGGCCCGCGCCCTCGGTCAGGGCAAGGGGGTGGGCGGCCTAGCCGAGTTCGAGATCCCGGCCTCGATCACGCTCTACTCCGCCGTCGTCGACAAGGACAACGTCGGCCAGTACATGTCCACCGGCTTCAAGTGATCCGCCACGTCCACAGCCCCCACAGCGTCACGACGACTCACGACGACGAGGAGGACATCCGCATGGGAGAGCCGCACCAGGGCGAGCCGGCCGGGGCGGAGGCGGCCCGAGTGGATCAGGCCGGGGCGGCGGCACCCGCGGGGGACGCCGCCGTGCGCGAGGCGGCGGCACCCGCGGGGGAGGCGGCACCGGGGGAGATCCCGGTGCGGGGGACGCCGGCAGGGAGCACCGCGGTACGGGGGTCCGGGGTGCGGGAGGCGGACAAGCCGGTGCTCGGCGTAGGCATGGTCGGGTACGCGTTCATGGGCGCCGCCCACTCCCAGGGCTGGCGCACGGTGGGCCGCGTCTTCGACCTGCCGCGCCGCCCGGTCCTCGCCGCGGTCTGCGGCCGTGACGCGGAAGCCGTCCGCGCCATGGCCGACCGGCACGGCTGGGCGGCGGCCGAGACCGACTGGCGCGCGCTGATCGCCCGTGACGACGTCGACCTCGTCGACATCTGCACCCCCGGCGACAGCCACGCCGAGATCGCGCTCGCCGCCCTCGCCGCCGGCAAGCACGTGCTGTGCGAGAAGCCGCTCGCCAACACGGTCGAGGAGGCGGAGGCGATGACGGCGGCCGCCGAAGCCGCCACCGTCCGCGGCCAGGTGGCCATGGTGGGCTTCAACTACCGCCGGCTGCCCGCCACCTCGCTGGCCCGGACCATGGTCACGGAAGGGCGGCTGGGAACCCTGCGGCACGTACGGGTGACGTACCTTCAGGACTGGCTGGTGGACCGGGAGTTCCCGCTCACCTGGCGGCTGCGCAGGGAACGCGCGGGGTCGGGCGCGCTCGGCGACCTCGGGGCGCACATCGTCGACCTCGCCCAGTACCTGGCGGGCGAGCCGGTCGTCGGGGTCTCCGCGCTCACCGAGACCTTCGTACAGCAGCGGCCCCTTCCCGCCGCCGCGTCGAGCGGACTGTCCGCGGTGCCGGACGCGGCCGGTCTCGGCACCGTCACCGTCGACGACGCCGCCCTCTTCACCGGCCGATTCGCCTCCGGCGCCCTCGCCTCCTTCGAGGCGTCCCGGTTCGCCACCGGACGCAAGAACGCCCTGCGCATCGAACTCAACGGCGAGCGCGGCTCGTTGGCCTTCGACCTGGAACGGCTCAACGAACTCTCCTACCACGACCACACCGAGCCCGGCACCCACGCGGGCTTCCGCCGCATCCTCGTCACCGAGCCCGACCATCCCTACCTGGACGCCTGGTGGCCGCCGGGGCACGGCCTCGGCTACGAACACACCTTCACCCACCAGGCCCACGACCTGGTGCAGGCCGTAGCGGCGGGCCGGCGGTCCGTGCCGTCCTTCGCCGACGGTCTGCAGGTACAGCGCGTGCTCGCGGCGGTCGAGGAGAGCGCCGAGAAGAACTCCGTCTACACCCCGGTGGCCGTCACACCCGTGACAGTCGCGTCCCCAGCGGTTCGAGGAGACCTCTAGCCATGCCGCGCACCTTCACGCTCTTCACCGGCCAGTGGGCCGACCTGCCGCTCGAGGAGGTCTGCCGGCTCGCCCGCGACTTCGGCTACGACGGGCTCGAACTCGCCTGCTGGGGTGACCACTTCGAGGTCGACAAAGCGCTCACCGACCCCGCCTACGTCGAGTCCCGGCACGCACTCCTCGACAAGTACGGCCTCAAGTGCTGGGCGATCTCCAACCACCTCGTCGGCCAGGCCGTCTGCGACGCCATCATCGACGAACGCCACCGGGCCATCCTGCCCGCCCGCATCTGGGGCGACGGCGAGCCCGAGGGCGTCCGGCAGCGGGCCGCCGCCGAGATCGCCGACACCGCGCGCGCCGCAGCGGCCTTCGGCGTCGACACCGTCATCGGCTTCACCGGTTCTTCCATCTGGCACCTGGTCGCCATGTTCCCGCCCGCGCCCGAGTCGATGATCGCCCGCGGCTACGAGGACTTCGCGACGCGCTGGAACCCGATCCTGGACGTCTTCGACGCGCAGGGCGTGCGGTTCGCGCACGAGGTCCACCCCAGTGAGATCGCCTACGACTACTGGACCACTCACGAGGCCCTGAAGGCGGTCGACCACCGGCCGGCGTTCGGGCTGAACTTCGACCCCTCGCACTTCGTGTGGCAGGACCTCGACCCGGTCGGCTTCCTCTACGACTTCCGCGACCGCGTCTACCACGTCGACTGCAAGGAGGCCCGCAAGCGGCTCGACGGACGCAACGGCCGCCTCGGATCGCACCTGCCCTGGGGCGACCCGCGCCGCGGCTGGGACTTCGTCTCCGCGGGCCACGGCGACGTGCCCTGGGAGGACGTCTTCCGCATGCTGCGCTCCATCGACTACACGGGTCCCGTCTCGGTCGAGTGGGAGGACGCCGGGATGGACCGGCTCCAGGGCGCACCCGAGGCCCTGACCCGCCTCAAGGCCTACGACTTCGAGCCGCCGTCGGCGTCCTTCGACGCGGCGTTCGGCGGCAACGACTAGAGCCGCAGGCGGCGTTCGCCCCGACGGGCGAACCCTGCCCGCCGCGGCACCGGACCGCGGCGCACGGTTCACATGCTTCCGGGGTGACGGCGCACCCCGGCGTACCGCACCCGCCCGTACGACCAGCCCCTTCATGGAGGCATTTCGTGCACCCGAACGACCGGAACAAGAGCCGCACAAGCCACTTAAGACGTCCGAGGCTCCGCGGAGCACTCGCCCTGGTGAGCGGCGCGCTGCTGGCAGCCGCGTCCCTCACGCTCACCGCCCCCGCGGCCGGCGCAGCCGTCGCCGGTCCGGGTGAGGCTGCCGCCGATGACTTCCAGCAGGTCACCCTCGCCAAGGGCGAACCGGAGGTCGGCGAGCCCATGTCGCTCGCCGTGCTTCCCGACCGCTCGGTCCTGCACACCTCGCGCGACGGAGAGCTCCGCCTCACCGACGCCGCGGGCAACACCAGGCTCGCGGGCAGACTCGACGTCTACACCCACGACGAGGAAGGCCTCCAGGGTGTCGGCGTCGACCCCGGCTTCGCGACCAACCGGTTCGTCTACCTCTACTACGCACCGCCGTTGAACACCCCGGCGGGCGACGCGCCCGAGACCGGGACGGCCGCCGACTTCGCCCCCTTCGACGGGGTCAACCGGCTCTCCCGCTTCGTCCTGAAGACCGACGGCACGCTCGACAACGCGAGCGAGAAGCAGATCCTCGACGTCAAGACGTCCCGGGGCATCTGCTGCCACGTCGGCGGCGACATCGACTTCGACGCGGCGGGGAACCTCTACCTCTCCACCGGCGACGACTCCAACCCCTTCCAGTCGGACGGCTTCACGCCCATCGACGAGCGCTCCGACCGCAACCCGGCGTTCGACGCGCAGCGTTCGGCCGGCAACACCAACGACCTGCGCGGCAAGATCCTGCGCATCAAGGTGAACGGCGACGGCTCGTACTCCATCCCCGACGGCAACCTCTTCGCGCCCGGTACGGACAAGGCACGCCCCGAGATCTACGCGATGGGCTTCCGCAACCCGTTCCGCTTCAGCGTCGACAAGCAGACCGGCATCGTCTACGTCGGTGACTACGGCCCGGACGCGGGCACGGCCGACCCGGCGCGGGGCCCCGGCGGCCAGGTCGAGTTCGCCCGTGTCACCGCCGCCGGCAACTTCGGCTGGCCGTACTGCACCGGCAGGAACGACGCCTATGTGGACTACGACTTCGCGACCGGAACCTCCGGCGCGGCCTTCGACTGCGCCGCCCCGAAGAACACCTCCCCCCACAACACCGGCCTCACCGACCTGCCCCCGGCCCAGCCCGCCTGGATCCCCTACGACGGCGCGTCCGTCCCCGAGTTCGGCGACGGCTCCGAGTCCCCGATGGGCGGCCCGGTCTACCACTACGACGCCGCGCTCGACTCGCCGGTGAAGTTCCCGCAGGCCTACGACGGGAACTTCTTCGCCGGGGAGTTCGGCCGCCGCTGGATCAAGCGGATCGACTCCGACACCGACGGCACCGTGCGGTCCGTCAACTCCGTTCCGTGGACGGGCACCCAGGTGATGGACATGGCCTTCGGTCCGGACGGCGCGCTCTACGTCCTCGACTACGGCACCGCCTGGTTCGGCGGCGACGAGAACTCCGGCCTCTACCGCATCGAGAACGCCACCGACGGACACTCACCCGTCGCCCAGGCCGCGGCGGACCGTACCTCGGGACAGGCGCCGCTCAAGGTCGCCTTCTCCTCCGCCGGTTCGACCGACGCGGACGGCGACGCCCTCACCTACAGCTGGGACTTCGGTGACGGCGGCACATCTACGGCAGCCGACCCGTCGCACCAGTACAAGAGGAACGGCACCTACACGGCGACGGTGACCGCCAGGGACAGCACCGGGCGCACGGGCGGCGCGAGCGTACAGATCGTGGTCGGCAACACCGCGCCCAAGGTGACCGTGGAACTGCCGGGTGACGGGCAGCTGTTCGGCTTCGGCGACGCCGTGCCGTTCAAGGTGAGGGTCACCGACCCGGAGGACGGCCGCGCGATCGACTGCGCCAAGGTGAAGGTGACCTTCGTCCTCGGCCACGACAGCCACGGCCATCCCCTCACCTCGGCGAACGGCTGCTCCGGCACCCTGCAGACCAGTGCCGACGGCGGCCACGACGAGGACGCCAACATCTTCGGGGTCCTCGACGCCGAGTACACCGACGGGGGAGGCGGCGGGCAGGCCGCGCTGACCACCCACGACCGCAATGTGCTCCAGCCCAGGCACCGCCAGGCCGAGCACCACGGCGACGCCTCCGGCATCACCGTCCAGTCGAAGGCCACCGCGCACGGCGGGAAGACCGTCGGCGACATCGACAACGGCGACTGGATCTCCTTCACGCCGTACGTCCTGGGCGACGCCGAGAAGATCACGGCGCGTGTCTCGTCGGCCGGCGCGGGCGGCACCCTCGAGGTCCGCGCGGGTTCCCCGACCGGCCGCGTGCTGGGCAGGGCGACGGTCCCGGTCACCGGCGGCTGGGACACCTTCCAGGACGTCAGCGCGGACATCTCACGCGCTCCGCGCGGCACCACCACGCTCTACCTCGTCTTCAAGGGAGGCGCCGGCGCGCTCTACGACGTGGACGACTTCACCTTCACCACGGGCTGACAGGAGGAGCGACGGTCATGCGCACATCGGCACGGATAGCGACCACGGGTGCCGCTGCCGCCCGGCTCCTCGGGTGCGTGTCGGGACCGGCCGCGTCGAAGGGCGCGGCCGGCCCCGGCGGGCGCCGGGTGCTGGTCTTCTCGAAGACGGCGGGCTTCCGTCACGACGCCGTACCCCAAGGGATCGCGGCCGTGCGGGAGCTGGGGGCGGAGAACGGCTTCACGGCCCACGCCACCGAGGACGCGGGCGCCTTCACCGCACGCAACCTCGCGCGGTACGACGCCGTGGTGTTCCTCTCCACCACCGGTGCCGGTGCCCGGATCAACGATTTCACCCATACCGATCCGGGCCGGAGCCTGCGCGACGGGCACATCGGCGTCCAGAACCACGGAGCCGACGACCAAGTGTCGTTCCGTGACGTCCGGATCAGGGAACTGCCCGCGAAGCCCGTGGCACACACGGTGTCTCCGGGCGACTGAGCGGCGGCGGGCGGGGGACGCCGGACCCCCGCCCGCCGTCTTGTCCGCACCGCACCCGTCTCCGGCGGCACCACCCCCGCACCACCCCCTCACCCAGCTCCGCCCTGACTTCCCTGACGTCCCCTGACCTCATTCCTCTCCTCCGTCTCTCCTCTGTGGCGGACGTACGACCAGGAGGCTGCCCATGTCCGCGTCCTCTTCCGAACCCCGGGTGGGTGTGTGGCTGATCGGAGCGCGCGGTTCCGTCGCCACCACCGTCGTCGCGGGCTGCGCGGCCGTCACCGCCGGCCTGCACCCTCCGACCGGCATGGTCACCGAGACACCACTCTTCGCCGGGTGCGGCCTGCCTCCGCTCTCCTCCCTCGTCTTCGGCGGCCACGACACCGTGGACTGCCCGCTGCCCAAACGCGCGGAGGCCCTCGCCTCGGGCGGTGTCCTCCCGACCGGGCTGCCGGCGGCGGTCGCGGCCGAACTGGAGGCCGCCGACCGGGAGATCCGGCCGGGCGGCCCGGTCCCCGGCGGCACCCAGGACACC
This window encodes:
- a CDS encoding Gfo/Idh/MocA family protein, coding for MVGYAFMGAAHSQGWRTVGRVFDLPRRPVLAAVCGRDAEAVRAMADRHGWAAAETDWRALIARDDVDLVDICTPGDSHAEIALAALAAGKHVLCEKPLANTVEEAEAMTAAAEAATVRGQVAMVGFNYRRLPATSLARTMVTEGRLGTLRHVRVTYLQDWLVDREFPLTWRLRRERAGSGALGDLGAHIVDLAQYLAGEPVVGVSALTETFVQQRPLPAAASSGLSAVPDAAGLGTVTVDDAALFTGRFASGALASFEASRFATGRKNALRIELNGERGSLAFDLERLNELSYHDHTEPGTHAGFRRILVTEPDHPYLDAWWPPGHGLGYEHTFTHQAHDLVQAVAAGRRSVPSFADGLQVQRVLAAVEESAEKNSVYTPVAVTPVTVASPAVRGDL
- a CDS encoding PQQ-dependent sugar dehydrogenase, translated to MHPNDRNKSRTSHLRRPRLRGALALVSGALLAAASLTLTAPAAGAAVAGPGEAAADDFQQVTLAKGEPEVGEPMSLAVLPDRSVLHTSRDGELRLTDAAGNTRLAGRLDVYTHDEEGLQGVGVDPGFATNRFVYLYYAPPLNTPAGDAPETGTAADFAPFDGVNRLSRFVLKTDGTLDNASEKQILDVKTSRGICCHVGGDIDFDAAGNLYLSTGDDSNPFQSDGFTPIDERSDRNPAFDAQRSAGNTNDLRGKILRIKVNGDGSYSIPDGNLFAPGTDKARPEIYAMGFRNPFRFSVDKQTGIVYVGDYGPDAGTADPARGPGGQVEFARVTAAGNFGWPYCTGRNDAYVDYDFATGTSGAAFDCAAPKNTSPHNTGLTDLPPAQPAWIPYDGASVPEFGDGSESPMGGPVYHYDAALDSPVKFPQAYDGNFFAGEFGRRWIKRIDSDTDGTVRSVNSVPWTGTQVMDMAFGPDGALYVLDYGTAWFGGDENSGLYRIENATDGHSPVAQAAADRTSGQAPLKVAFSSAGSTDADGDALTYSWDFGDGGTSTAADPSHQYKRNGTYTATVTARDSTGRTGGASVQIVVGNTAPKVTVELPGDGQLFGFGDAVPFKVRVTDPEDGRAIDCAKVKVTFVLGHDSHGHPLTSANGCSGTLQTSADGGHDEDANIFGVLDAEYTDGGGGGQAALTTHDRNVLQPRHRQAEHHGDASGITVQSKATAHGGKTVGDIDNGDWISFTPYVLGDAEKITARVSSAGAGGTLEVRAGSPTGRVLGRATVPVTGGWDTFQDVSADISRAPRGTTTLYLVFKGGAGALYDVDDFTFTTG
- a CDS encoding sugar phosphate isomerase/epimerase, with translation MPRTFTLFTGQWADLPLEEVCRLARDFGYDGLELACWGDHFEVDKALTDPAYVESRHALLDKYGLKCWAISNHLVGQAVCDAIIDERHRAILPARIWGDGEPEGVRQRAAAEIADTARAAAAFGVDTVIGFTGSSIWHLVAMFPPAPESMIARGYEDFATRWNPILDVFDAQGVRFAHEVHPSEIAYDYWTTHEALKAVDHRPAFGLNFDPSHFVWQDLDPVGFLYDFRDRVYHVDCKEARKRLDGRNGRLGSHLPWGDPRRGWDFVSAGHGDVPWEDVFRMLRSIDYTGPVSVEWEDAGMDRLQGAPEALTRLKAYDFEPPSASFDAAFGGND
- a CDS encoding substrate-binding domain-containing protein; translation: MPAPTHVTSRRGLLLGTAAVSAGALLTGCTSNDTKDEKPASDDRPAADDKPGKHVTIGFAGPQADHGWLNAINDNAKSRAKKYSDVTLEITEGSNDTAAQIGQIETLINKKVDVLVVLPADGKALTQVGLKAMRAGIPVVNLDRIFNTPQAYRCWIGGDNYGMGLSAGRYIGEQLKDKQGARVIELAGLDNLELTKQRTQGFDAALKNYPNIKKVARQAAEFTVESGQAKMSQLLQAQPKFDALWNHDDDQGVGALRAIEQAGRDDFLMVGGAGALSAFQAIEAGNSVLKATVLYPPTMAASAIDLARALGQGKGVGGLAEFEIPASITLYSAVVDKDNVGQYMSTGFK